DNA sequence from the Streptomyces sp. MST-110588 genome:
CGACCTGGAGGAAGAGGCCGAGAAGCTCCGCGAGATCATCCGTACCGGCAAGGGCCAGAAGAAGACCCGTGCGCTCAAGCGCCTCAAGGTCGTCTCCGCCTTCCTGCAGACCCGCAACAGCCCCAACGGCATGGTGCTGGACTGCATCCCGGTCATCCCGCCGGACCTGCGTCCGATGGTGCAGCTCGACGGTGGCCGCTTTGCGACCTCCGACCTGAACGACCTGTACCGCCGTGTGATCAACCGCAACAACCGCCTCAAGCGTCTCCTCGACCTCGGTGCCCCCGAGATCATCGTGAACAACGAGAAGCGGATGCTGCAGGAGGCCGTCGACGCGCTGTTCGACAACGGCCGCCGCGGTCGCCCGGTGACCGGCCCCGGCAACCGCCCGCTGAAGTCCCTGAGCGACATGCTCAAGGGCAAGCAGGGCCGTTTCCGTCAGAACCTGCTCGGTAAGCGCGTGGACTACTCCGCGCGTTCGGTCATCGTCGTCGGCCCGCAGCTCAAGCTGCACCAGTGCGGTCTGCCCAAGGCGATGGCGCTGGAGCTCTTCAAGCCGTTCGTGATGAAGCGCCTGGTGGACCTCAACCACGCGCAGAACATCAAGTCGGCCAAGCGCATGGTCGAGCGTGGCCGCACCGTCGTGTACGACGTCCTCGAAGAGGTCATCGCCGAGCACCCGGTGCTGCTGAACCGTGCGCCCACCCTGCACCGTCTGGGCATCCAGGCGTTCGAGCCGCAGCTCGTCGAGGGCAAGGCCATCCAGATCCACCCGCTCGTGTGCACCGCGTTCAACGCGGACTTCGACGGTGACCAGATGGCCGTCCACCTGCCGCTCTCCGCGGAGGCGCAGGCCGAGGCCCGCATCCTGATGCTGTCCTCGAACAACATCCTCAAGCCGGCCGACGGCCGTCCGGTGACCATGCCGACCCAGGACATGGTGCTCGGCCTGTTCTTCCTCACCACCGACGAGGAGGAGCGCGAGGTCAAGGGCGAGGGCCGGGCCTTCGGCTCGGTCGCCGAGGCGATCATGGCGTTCGACGCCCGTGAGCTCTCGCTCCAGGCGAAGGTCGACATCCGCTTCCCGATCGGCACCGTCCCGCCCCGCGGCTGGACCCCGCCGGCCGCGGAGGAGGGCGAGCCGGAGTGGCAGCAGGGTGACAGCTTCCGGCTGCGTACGACCCTGGGCCGCGCGCTCTTCAACGAGCTGCTGCCCGAGGACTACCCGTTCGTCGACTACTCGGTGGGCAAGAAGCAGCTCTCCGCGATCGTCAACGACCTGGCCGAGCGCTACCCCAAGGTCATCGTCGCCGCCACGCTGGACAACCTGAAGGCGGCCGGTTTCCACTGGGCGACCCGTTCCGGCGTCACCGTCGCGGTGTCCGACATCGTCGTGCCGGAGGCCAAGAAGGCCATCGTCGCGGGCTACGAGGCCCAGGACGAGAAGGTCCAGAAGCAGTACGAGCGCGGTCTGATCACCAAGGACGAGCGCACTCAGGAACTGATCAACATCTGGACCAAGGCGACCAACGAGGTCGCCGAGGCGATGAACGACAACTTCCCCAAGACGAACCCCATCTTCATGATGGTTGACTCGGGTGCCCGAGGAAACATGATGCAGATGCGGCAGATCGCCGGTATGCGTGGTCTGGTGTCGAACGCGAAGAACGAGACCATCCCGCGGCCCATTAAGGCGTCGTTCCGTGAGGGTCTGTCCGTGCTGGAGTACTTCATCTCCACCCACGGTGCCCGTAAGGGTCTCGCGGACACCGCGCTGCGTACCGCCGACTCGGGTTACCTGACCCGTCGTCTGGTGGACGTCTCGCAGGACGTCATCATCCGCGAGGAGGACTGCGGCACCGAGCGCGGTCTGAAGCTGCGGATCGCCTCCAAGGGCGCCGACGGTGTGCTGCGCAAGGCGGACGACGTCGAGTCCAGCGTGTACGCCCGGATGCTGGCCGAGGACGTCGTCGTGGACGGCAAGGTCATCGCCTCGGCGAACGTGGACCTCGGTGACGTGCTCATCGACCAGTTGGTCGCGCACGGCGTCGAGGAGGTCAAGACCCGTTCGGTCCTGACCTGTGAGTCCGCGGTCGGCACCTGCGCCTACTGCTACGGCCGCTCGCTGGCCACCGGCAAGCTGGTCGACATCGGTGAGGCGGTCGGCATCATCGCCGCCCAGTCCATCGGTGAGCCCGGCACCCAGCTCACGATGCGTACCTTCCACACCGGTGGTGTGGCCGGTGACGACATCACCCTGGGTCTGCCGCGTGTCGTCGAGCTCTTCGAGGCCCGTACGCCCAAGGGTGTCGCCCCGATCTCGGAGGCGGCCGGCCGCGTCCGCATCGAGGAGAC
Encoded proteins:
- a CDS encoding DNA-directed RNA polymerase subunit beta' produces the protein MLDVNFFDELRIGLATADDIRQWSHGEVKKPETINYRTLKPEKDGLFCEKIFGPTRDWECYCGKYKRVRFKGIICERCGVEVTRAKVRRERMGHIELAAPVTHIWYFKGVPSRLGYLLDLAPKDLEKVIYFAAYMITWVDEERRTRDLPSLEAHVSVERQQIEQRRDADLEARAKKLETDLAELEAEGAKADVRRKVREGAEREMKQLRDRAQREIDRLDEVWSRFKNLKVQDLEGDELLYRELRDRFGTYFMGGMGAAALQKRLESFDLEEEAEKLREIIRTGKGQKKTRALKRLKVVSAFLQTRNSPNGMVLDCIPVIPPDLRPMVQLDGGRFATSDLNDLYRRVINRNNRLKRLLDLGAPEIIVNNEKRMLQEAVDALFDNGRRGRPVTGPGNRPLKSLSDMLKGKQGRFRQNLLGKRVDYSARSVIVVGPQLKLHQCGLPKAMALELFKPFVMKRLVDLNHAQNIKSAKRMVERGRTVVYDVLEEVIAEHPVLLNRAPTLHRLGIQAFEPQLVEGKAIQIHPLVCTAFNADFDGDQMAVHLPLSAEAQAEARILMLSSNNILKPADGRPVTMPTQDMVLGLFFLTTDEEEREVKGEGRAFGSVAEAIMAFDARELSLQAKVDIRFPIGTVPPRGWTPPAAEEGEPEWQQGDSFRLRTTLGRALFNELLPEDYPFVDYSVGKKQLSAIVNDLAERYPKVIVAATLDNLKAAGFHWATRSGVTVAVSDIVVPEAKKAIVAGYEAQDEKVQKQYERGLITKDERTQELINIWTKATNEVAEAMNDNFPKTNPIFMMVDSGARGNMMQMRQIAGMRGLVSNAKNETIPRPIKASFREGLSVLEYFISTHGARKGLADTALRTADSGYLTRRLVDVSQDVIIREEDCGTERGLKLRIASKGADGVLRKADDVESSVYARMLAEDVVVDGKVIASANVDLGDVLIDQLVAHGVEEVKTRSVLTCESAVGTCAYCYGRSLATGKLVDIGEAVGIIAAQSIGEPGTQLTMRTFHTGGVAGDDITLGLPRVVELFEARTPKGVAPISEAAGRVRIEETEKTKKVIVTPDDGSDETAYGVSKRARLLVAEGDHVEVGQPLTVGAINPHDVLRILGQRAVQVHLVGEVQKVYNSQGVAIHDKHIEIIIRQMLRRVTIIESGDAELLPGELVERTKFESENRRVVAEGGHPASGRPQLMGITKASLATESWLSAASFQETTRVLTDAAINAKSDSLIGLKENVIIGKLIPAGTGLSRYRNIRVEPTEEAKAAMYSAVGYDDIDYSPFGTGSGQAVPLEDYDYGPYNQ